The Triplophysa dalaica isolate WHDGS20190420 chromosome 14, ASM1584641v1, whole genome shotgun sequence DNA window CTCATACAGTCTCCAGCAATACAAGTGAAAGTGTTCACCCACTCATAGAAAACTATGCAGGTTGACCAAAATCTGCAATTTTTTGAagtaatgtttataaatgtttaattattttcagatcaaatgttgtgttttgatAGACAGACAAATTGATCTATGTAAAATTGCACTAGAGAATCaacaatgatgacatcatttccaTGTCTGATGGTGAGATTATTCCGATAAATTTAAAATACGTTGTTTTACGATCCAATACCTAAAAAAGTGTCGTCTCATTCAATTTTTAATTGCATCTAATGTAACATTTAGTCTACTGCAAGCCGCTTGTACAGAATGCAATGTATCATTTTACCACTAGAAGGCCTCAAATAAATCTACTGTTAATCCCCAAAATAGGCAATAATATACATTATGAATGTGTACATTGGGTGGACTGAATTTTCATGTAACACGTaggatattttataaaataacttgCGTAATATCGTTGTCCTATTTACTTGCTCCATTCGACATTAAACGAGAACGTTTCATTAAATTTGTCCTTCGTGCCACGCTGTATTCTGTGGTGTCCATAGCAACTGCGATGCACGCGAAAGGTGCAACATGAGGCGAAAAGAGAAACAGGCTctggatattaaataaaaaaagaaactgaCAACAGACCTTGAGATTTAATCTTACTATTATATGCTcatagttttgttttgaatagcaacaatgccctgaaatgttttaattcgTGTTCGTTCGTGGATACTTTAGTGAGATGTCTTAACGTTACGTTACTTCACTAACAGAGGCCTACTCTTCATTTGCGCAGAAAGTTTTGAACTGGTTTTAGATCTTGTTCTGATGGTCGATGACAATGGATGACATCGAGAAAGAGATTGATGAAGAGTTGAGGAAATTAAACTTAGATCcctttgaaaatgtttcagAAGAATCGGAAGATGAAAGCTTTATTGCGTTGGATGCATCTGTAAGTGTCATCTGTGTTTTAACACACTTTCGATCctattataaaatgaattcaaattctcaatatattaaataagttGTTTAAGTATTTTGGAAATGTAATTGCGATTAATCTCTCCGTGTTGAATTCATATACACTAATGATAAAACTCTCAATAGTCCAAAAGCTCATTACACTGACAATCAcctgtgttttcaaaaaagccTCATTCAGAAGGTCTTTCTGACTCGGTGCTTGCATACATCCAAGCTTCAAGAACTCGAACTAATGCCTTTGAACAATTAATCATTGAAGATTTTGAGGGAAAAGGtaagacattaaaaaaaaatgtatatatatatatatattattataccTAAATTGAAGACTTAGTATTTTTCTATCTCACTTTTAGACTCCTTGATTCAGGAACTTTTCGTCACCCacaatgataatataataaatgaagGAGCTATGGATTTTATAGAGGAACCCACACAGTGGAAGGATAGAGTGAGTCTTGCTTGTTTGTTTGCCTCTACGGTGATCATCCCTGAGCACACACTGTGTTTATGGGTACTGGGTTTTGTCTTTAACATAatctttaatttagtttagtcGCTCATGGTGGCAAAATACTGTTATGTATTGCAGTTTTGTGTGTTCAGACAATGTGAATACAGGCTTTAAATACACAGAGACATGGCAtcagcaaaagaaaaaacacaggcTGCATAAGTGTACATTTAAAtactatatttaatttttaggtAGTCTGTGGAATGAGGGAACAGGTGGAGTCACAGAGCGCTCAAACCCTCAGTATGgatggtaaatataaaaatgataaggTTAGATAAGCCTGTATTTTAAGTTAACATGAGTAAAGCTTAGGGTATTTAGTTCAGCaattaaaatgtcatattaCTGTATTCAAATATATAACTATTTAGTCTTTATATATACCGTACATACATGtttcagaaataaaatacacatttttaatgatgcAAGATTAACTGTATAGATGGCTGTATTATTTCACCATTAGATGGCACTCTTTGAAAACATATACTTAGTGATTGGAAAGTATACAATGGAAATAAACAATCACAATTTTGAAGGACCTCATTTCTTTATATTCACACAGCTGCACCTCTCACTGTTTTGCTTTCAGTTGGAATTGACCATGACATTTGCTCTGAGAGTGAATTGCAGCTTAGTCTTGAATGGAAAGAATTGGAGAAAAGACTCgaagaggaagaggagcagAAATTAGAGGCACAGAAGATGGAAAGAGCGCTGCATTTGAACTCcgagagagaggagaaagaaTGGAGAAAGAAGTCACTGATGGAGTTCGAGGAGCAGCTGAGGAAGGTAGAGAAGGCTGCTCTGGTAGGTTTGTCTTTAACATGACAGTTATTGATCTTAAAAGTTATTCCTTGTGTATGGAATAAAAGGACCTTCTATAAATTTAATCAACctttttgaatatttattatagtttCAAAATGTTGgagaaaataataatgttcattGCACAGTGGATCAACAAGAACTGGATAAACAGCAGGTGAGGAAAAACAGTTTAgattaatcataaaataaatgttttgtgataAGGTATGCTTCATAAAGAAATCAATACGTTTGAATGGTTGATGCCATCTTTACTGTTTAATTTCAGGAGTTTATATGGAAGCTGGAGAAGGAGCTAGAGGAGGAGAAACAGGCTTTTGAGGAGGCTCAGcaggaggagagaaagagaatccAGGAGCTTCAATGCAGATCTGCTACAAAGATCCAAGCTGTTCTCAGAGGAACGTTAGCACGCCGCTGGAGCACAAGAGAGCTCAAGAGAAggagagaggaagaaaaaagACTTGAGGAAGAGAAGAGGGAGTGggagaaaataaataaggaaagagaggaggagaggaagagaaCCGAGGAGGTAAAGCGTTTTCACAGGGAGGAGATGGAGAGACGCAGAGCTGAGTATGAGGCATCAAAAGAACAAGAGCGCCATCGCCTGGAGGAAGAGAAAAGACTTGAGCAGCAGAGGAGGAAGGAGGAAGATAGAGGAAGGAGGGGGATTGAGATGAAAATAGAGCAGAACAATATTACAGGTGTAGAAGAAAGACATGTGAATGAAGAAAGCCAATGTGTGAAGGCAGAGAAAATACTTCTGCAGCAGAGGAagaaagatgatgatgatgatgatgagaggAGGAAAGAGTTGAAGAGGAAGGAAGAGGAATACAATGTCACAAATATGGGAGAAAGTAGAGTGAAAGAAGAGAGCCAATGTCTGGCGTCCGAGAAAAAGCATCATCAACAGCTGAAGAAAGGAGAGGTGGACGAGAGGAGGAAGGAGGTTAAGGGAAAGGATGAGCACAACGTAATTACAAGTGTGGAAAAGAGGAGAGTAAAAAAGGTAAGCGATAGACATGAGGAGAATGTTGAGAAGAATGAAGAATATGAGAAAAGGCAACTGGTGAGAAGTAGCAGAGCAGAAAACAAATGTCAAAGAAAGGAGGAAAATGAGGAGAGAGGAGAACGAGCGATTCAAGGTAGTAGTGAGGAGGTAAGGGAAAGAAAAGTTCAAATGGAAAGAATAAGAGATGTGTACAAGAAGAAGACTGTTTTGGACAAAAGTGAAAAAATTGACCGGTTTGATGATCAGAAACTATCAAAAAAGTGCTATCAAGAAAAGTCAAAAGATGGCAGTGAAGAACTTGACTGTCAGATGGATCTACTGCAGTCAAAAGAGATTCAAAAACTTTCTACAGCCTATCCACTGCCCTGCATAAATGCACATCAAGAACTCTCTAATGACCATTTCATTAGTCTGTTTGGTTCACCGAAAACTACAGGTCATCTAATTTTCGAAATGACTCGGAACACATTTGCAGATCAAAGTCTCAATGGTGTAGAACATAATATGGACACTAGAGGGCAGCAAAATACTACGACTGTTTTGCTTGAAAACTGTGTACCAGAGATCCAAGAATTGGCTTTTGAATGTCTGCCTGACAGCACAGAGCAGAAGCGTATGGCCTGGATAAAGAACTGCACTCCTTGGTCCATACTGTCATTGCAGAATAAAAAGAAGAGGCCATCTGCCCAACAACAGTCCCGTAAGAGAGGGGCAAGAAGAGGAAAATTACCCAGCTCGCCTCCTTTGTCTGTGGACACTATTCTTAAGACAGGAGCTTGGAGTTCCCTCGAACAGGTAGTTGatgaaataaactttaaatgtgTGGGCGTTGGGCACAGCTATTTCTTAGTTATCTTTCAAAGTTCCTGTTGACTGTAATTGTGATGTAAAAATCAGGTTACAACAGTGACTCTGGAAGACCTGCCAGGCTGTAACCTGTCCACACTGTCTCAGTGTTATAAACTAAAGACGTTAACACTTAGACGCTGTGGACTCATATCCTTGGATGGACTTAACCAGTGTTCTCAGATCAGATACATTGATGTTCAGGTGATTATGATCTTTATTAATCGCTCTTTATGTAATTATTTAGCAATTGGTTTTATACAAAACGACTTACAAAGTGAGGAGAACAACAAATTagttttaatcaaatgtttttttttaacaataaggAGAACTCGGTCACACATGTGGATTGTGGAGGTCTGGCAAACCTTGAAGTCCTCCTGCTGGGTAAAAACCAGCTTACAAACATCCATGGCCTCGATGATGCTGAGAATCTCCAGGTCCTTCAGCTGTCACACAACAACATTTCATGTATAAGTGAGTGTTTATTAGTCACAAATGTTAAtttgtcaaatgttttatatgtcaTCATGGTATTTCGGTCACACACTAAGAGATGaagtaaaatcattaaatcTGAATGTGGACTTTGGTATTTAACGGCTAGCGTTGTCATTGACCAGTAGGCGgcagcattgttttattttagtctcTTGTACTCCTTTCTTCTAATGACATTCTCAAAATACATCCTGATGTGTCTCACTTCTGAGGTTATGGCATCatattgaataaatatgaataaatatatcataaagaaaaggaaaaatgcAGTTAAAAGGTATTGCTGTCAGCATTAGATAGTGTCCTGCCAATTCTGtctttttagattagattattcTTTGGCTGCTATTAGATATTTTCACAGTGCCCCGTGATTCAGTACATTCTAACCAGGTTTCTCCAGCAGCATTGGCttgatgaaatatattttctctctTAGGTGGTTTAGGAGCCCTGAAAATGCTTCAGAGATTATTAGTGGACCATAACCAACTGCTCAGCATGAGaggtttaaatgaaatgtatacactTCTGCATCTGGACTGTTCATACAACCACCTTAGCCACGCCGAGGGCTTGGAGAACTGCGCGCTCCTCAATACGCTGGAGCTTAGAGGAAACAGTCTAACTCAGGTTGAATTTTACGAAGTAACAAAATTAGTTACTTGACGTTTCATGCCTTCAGCATTGATATCAAGATTGTattgaattattataattttttagttTTCCATTACTTTGTTGTTTTGCATTCTTATTCTGATTAGTCAATCTAGAAAATATTTCCATTCCAGTGTCCAGGAAATTATTACAAGAAATGCATCACCATCAGAGAGTACTAGACCACAATGATGACAGCTGTTGTTAACATTATCTTCTAGTAAAACATGCTCACCAATTTAACTGGATTTCTAGGCTGTGGTCACCTTAATTGAATTATTCTTATctgttgtgttgaatgtgtAAATGTTAGACTTTGAGATCTCATATTTAGGGTGGGAGTTATGTTTCCACCCATCTCTTCTCAGGGGACAGTGTTTTTGGTTGGAAAAGACATGTTGACATTTACTGTGTGGTCATTTTTGTCATAAGgggattgttttgttttgtattattttgtctCTGGATATAGCTCCCTGTCCTGCATAACCACGTCCTTCTGAGGGACCTTTCTCTGGATGACAATCTTATATCTTCTATTAGTGATCTGGAGTCTTATTGGTTACCTTTGCTCCAAGACCTCTCCTTGGCTCATAACAGGTACTGTAGGGggcaataaagaaaaaagatgtgGCTGAAAACCTAATGCCaaactaatgtttttttttaacattgtctTGGAGTCATCCGCAAATTTGAATACacaagttaataaataaactcaaaatacatttttctatttattttaaattttgcaCATAGCAGTAGATACATATTTGCAGATGCATTGGAGACTCAGGTAAAACATTATAGCAATAAGGGAAAATCAATTATATCaaattacagtatatgtaaaataaatgtacaataatattatttgagtAGGCGGTTTACTAGGTTTTAAGACACAGCCAGTGAGTTTATAACATTCACTTTCAGTAAAATTCTACTCAAAGGTGATGTGTGTATTTGATGTGTAAATACTTTCTTGTATCGCAGTTTAATGCGCAGAGTCAACACTACAGTCAACTTTACCAGAAAATATAAACACGGTGGTTCATTGGTCCTATTAAAACATTGAACTTTTTGAACATCTTGAACAGGAGTTGAGTTTTATTAGTGgcacaaaaaatgacacatttcgCCCTTACAGGTATACTCcaccccaaaaaaaattctgtcatgaattacttaccctcaagttgttccaaacctagcctatatacatttctttgtttggttgaacacaatgaaaacaactGACACTCATGGGTTATCAACTGACACTcatgggtcaccattgactaccatagtaaaaaatatatattttctggtTTGGTGAACACAAAACTAGATATTTCGAAGATTTtactaaagcaaacaattctgggccacctttgactaccattttaaatctttctactatggtagtcaatggtgccccagatcAGTGCCCCTGTCAGTTGttaacattcctccaaatatctttctttgtatttaaccaaacaataatttttaaggtttttaaaaCAACTGAAAGACAAGTAAATGATCATttcatgataaaataatttttgggtgaagtatcactttaaataaaattgttgatTCTTTTCTGAAGCGATGGTGATGTGGCACGTTTTAAATTAAGgtgttatattgtttttaatcatatttattgTTTCCCATCAGTATAACTGACTTAATTCCACTCTTGGACTTGATGTCTCTGAGGACGCTGAACATCAGTCACAACTGTCTTTCAGGTAAGGCGTAGACATGTGAGAGGTTAACTATACTGTCCGTTTTTAAATTTATTGTAGGTTTGTATGTCTCATGAGAAGATGCTGTTGTGACTCTCTTTTAGACCTTCAAAATGTTTGTCTGAACCTCCAGGGATGCTTCAGTCTTCAAGAACTCAACCTGAATGACAATCCCCTAAAGCAGGAGATGAACTGGAGGTTTGTATTTACACCTTTAAAGATTTGCTCTGTATAAAATTGTGCTGTCAAAATGAGATCAGATCTTATGACTGATATCCGTCTTCATTAACGGAAAGATTTATTTTGGATTGGTCAGAAGCTGTCATGCAAACATTCAGGCAAAAGTCACTAAGCATTTCATAATTGTGTGAGAATGTGAAACTAATGTGAACAGGGACATGGGCTGGAAGTGCACCGGGCTTTTAAAGTAGAATAAACATTCCTCAGTACCGCTGAGCTTCCGGCCCATATCACCACACAAGCAATTGTATCTGTGTCCGCTATTGGATTACATAGTGACATCTGTACGCACGTGGACATAAGTGCTCGTAATTCTGAAAATATTTGCTCAGTTGAGGAACATTTTTTAAGCAAATGGGCTTCTGCTCTAAAGTGTTTTTAACAGACTTAAAGGGGCTGATTTAAAATGAGCaaattatatgttttatgtGGTAAAAATATCGTGTAAGAGACAGAATAAAGAGATTAAGAAAGTTTAGACGCATGTTGGAATTAGTCTCACATTTAAGTGCCAAGCGGTCTGtcttaattttgttaaaatgggACAAAAATTACATCATTCTTTGTAGTTTGGATGGCCTAAATAGTTTAAAGTTggcaacacatttattttccagAAAATGTGCTTTGCCAGAACTTACAGTGTGActttttctgaaatatttaggtactttttagtatttttaaaatataggAAAGTGTGTTCTTTCTTTACGTCTTCTGTATTCGGCAGTGACGGATAGGAAGCTCACTCAAGTCTGTCTCGGTATTCCTATGAACTTTGTCTAACCCTCAATGCCAACAACGGAATTAGAGCCAGTGTTTTCCTCTCTCTCCACCGGTTCTTTCATCCCCATCCAGTGATAACAGAGGCTAAATTAAAGTTCCGAAGGATATTTCATAGAagtacacacaacacatgaccgTTCAGAGTCTGGAAGAACAGAGGGATTTCAGTAAGATTAATCGAACCTCTGTATATCTCTCTTTTTAAGGGGAAGTTTTTACTAATTGATGAGTAGAATCAGTTTTTAGGTAGATATTGGAGCCAAAATGAGCATTTGGGGATCACATGACCATGCCCACATTCAAGAATAAGGGCCTGGCGAAATGTTCTGTGGGCTGCCATTTATATTAATAGGTTATATTTTTGTggttaataattttatttacatacattttttcaaaagttACCTTTATAACACCAGTGCTTGGCACCTAAAAATAAGTGaaatttattatacaataatattttatttctacaaCAATAACATTGACACTGAATTTATCACTCATTATTCAATCCTCAGttcctaaatatatatgtttttctgCCAGCATGCTCCAGCAAGGTCCTGTGTTTGCTCATACACTGTCGTACATTTAAACACAGACCAAGAAAGCAGTACAAGCTCGCTTGAAATGACTGTCATATCTCTGGACTGAGGCCAGCAAACCCTTTTTCACTTCCAATCCACACCACGTATCATCATGCAGGTTCTCACTGAGAATAGCAGACTCTGACTAAACCGTTTTACTCGACGTGCAGACGCTCTGTTGGTTCTCTTGGGTCCAGAATGTCAAActcattaaatgtattatcCCCATTTCCTAACTGATTTCATTTGCTCAATGTAAATATTCCCCAATAGAAAACCCATGGAGACAGAAAAGGAGGGTCTGGAACCAACATTTCCCAGTTACTTTTTTATGATTGCGGTGGACAGTCAATGGGGTAACATTACGTGTTACACTAactgttttgtgtccaaaagaagtaaaaaaaaaagtaatatgaTCTCCCTACACTAGCCCTAttattttttctcctttttgtgACCACAGGTTAACTTTtcataatacaataataataaaaatatgattaaatagaaaattatCGGTCTATTCAACCACTCACGTTCTGGAGTATGATGCACATTGTGtggtcttttcatttttcatcatGCAAATTTTCCTCATACAAATCCCTTAAATGCCTGTTTTCTTTCAGGTCCTTGCTTCTGGAGACAGTGCCTGGCTTGATTAAGCTGAATAATGAGCAGACTTCTGTAGCAGCAGCGTCCTCCAAAGGCCCAAGACATCAGTGGAGTTTCCAAGCCCTCTGTCAGGCACAGCAGAGGCAGCGTGATTCACTTCTTCAGAAACATAAGATGGAGATCAGGTGAAAGCTTATTTCAGTCTCCATGAAATACCAATAAAGGCAACTTAAGTCAAAATTTAAATGTTGGATGATGAATGATGAATGATAGCAATGGATGTAAATTATACAGAATCAACACAGATCAACAAAGCCAAATGTCTATGTTCATAATAAAGTTGTTGTTGTTCTCACATATCAGCAAGATATGACATTTTGACTTTGATATAAAAGCCCCTTAGATGCTGTCTCAGACCACCAACACATAAGTCAGAACACTCGCCATGTTTCATAAAGGATGATTGGCAGACGTCTGTGTGTCCTGCGGTTCAAGCTGAGGTCTCTCATGGCTCGGAGGACTTTAGAAATACCCCCCTTCAACCCTTCCGCCGCACACTCCACACAAAGAGTCTTTTGGACTCCCGTGGGGACTGCTGCAGCCATTTAACATCTGACCTGACCCAGTGTCAGACCCAAGATTTGGCAAGGTGAAGACTTTGCTGTCTGACCGCGATACAATGTTATATCAGTCAGTGGCTTTGTTGATCTATATGCCTAGAGTAACCAGTTAATCCCAACGGATCCCTTTAATATCATCAAACTGCAGCAACAAAATTAGATTTTCTATCGTAAGTAGCCGTATTTATGATGCACATTAGTTCTGCGCAAGAACAGGTTGAATAAGGGTTTGgaatcagaaaatgaaaaccttCTTTCCCAGTTTTTCAGAGGGAGTTTCAGCTGTCGGAGAGAAGAGGGACTGTTTAAGCTCTaagattgtatttatttgcctTGGCTGCTTGTAACAAAGTTTGCCTTTCAAGATGTTTATTGCCGACTATGTATGCAATTTgactttgatttgttttaatgaggTAATCAAATTAACCATTATAACCACATGTCTTTGTGTTTGCACTTGGTGTCAACAGGTTTCAACAGTAGTTTTGTTTCATGGTTCAAATGTACATTGCGTTTGACGCTGGCTCTTTTTTAAAACTACATGCTGAACTGAGGTGTAGCTGCTTTGTGTGTGGGGTGGCGCTTCAGCATGTCAGAGGATTAGAATAGCAGGGATTCTGTAGTGACAGAGATGGTTTATAATGTTGACAGCAGGGACGGCTTGGGGTCAGAGGCATGAGGGGCCAAAGTCACCATGGCTAATAGAGTAATTAGAGTAATATTGAGGCACCTTTGTAGAGAAtttctgtaaaatgtaattatttgccAGTTGAAGAtcacaaacaaatatacatctagtaaatataataaagtgatcgctcaccaaaaataaacattctgacATAATTAATTTAGGATTTACGATCGTTAATGagtaagtaattaaataatgtaaatttttgggtaaactgtctctttaagttGTCCTAGTAATGTTGCTGTCGGTTCTGTCCGTTAGACTGTTATAAATTCATATctcaaaaaaactatttttattgtatatctgAATGGAATAATTTTGTGTAGTTGGTCACTTGGTAGAACATTGCATTAGCACACTAAGGTCATTGGTTCACTGCAGcttcagcacattttttttttgccacaacatgtttttttcaatttcagttatttttctttttaacacaatgtacattaatgtttttatgttataataGAATTCAAATAAGAGtattttcagttcccagcatgctttgtgtaAGACTGTTGGAGAGTAAttttcttaaaggtatagttcacccatcATAATTTACTTTCCCTCTTGTCAGTTCAAACctatgtgactttctttcttctgcagaatacaaaatatgatagttcaaataatgttgttaaccgaCACGACACCCATTCATcagcattgtttttgtgtccatacaatagaagtgaatgggtgccagtgctgTACACTTACCaacttccttcaaaatatctctttttgtcttctgcagaagaaagaaagtcctacaggtttgaaatgacagaagggtaagccaatgattacagaatttccatttttgggtgaactatcactgtaAAGAGTACTTGGGGATTTTtgaggtcctactttggtttatggagtgtccaacaacaagtttatgtacagtgaaggtgtaaaaacactattatttcgtaatTATAATTACCTTAcctcttgactgactctcaaatggtTCGTTGCATGATTcttctgtctaatcccctcctttctactagcctagtctgatgtgattggtcagatgtaCGAGTCTGCTACGATTGGTCTACCGTGAAAGAGGGTCAAGAGCTaaagtgtttgggggagaagagtaaAGTTTTCGCGGGCAGTACTAGCAATACGTGGgcgggactatatgtagtgatgtaaattggactagggacgactcgtttgcgtgattcagagtcgactcctttttttccaagccaataaatttgttattcattcaccttcagatttacaacttggcagactgcttactttcaaacacggcaacattactaatgtcattttcatgatctcaagttatgtactctttaagtcttacgtgcttttcagtaaacataaacacttttaattaaaagttaaatgtttatctatcTTTCagatttagaagagtttgatatatttttgagttttgtggttATCATTGTTCAGAAGAGTGGTACCTTTTCTTAGGTTTTGGGGAAGTTGCATTTTAAACCtgaatttctttaaaacacTGTTAACTTAATATATTAGAATACATTAAAGAACATTTCGAAGCTTTAGTTTTTTAACCACTTTCATTTATGGACTTTTTTCTATGCTACACAAACAGTTCTGCGCCATCTCAACACGATGCCCAGCTTCTCTTCAGTGGTCACTGTGCAGACCTCTTCAAATTGGCAGTGGACCAGCGTTACGCCCATGAATATGGGGACAGCTTTGTTACGGACGATCCTGCATCTTCCACAGATTTTTCTGAAGCATCTCCATCACAGAGGATAAGCCCAGAGAAGCAACCTCGCCATACAGTAGATCCCCAGAAGACTCACCGTGAGCTTCAAACTAATGACCTTCAAGCAGACTTCCCAGATAGCTGTACAGAGACACAAATTGAGATGGAACCTGTTCAGACGTTGGACCTTGAAAAGTATGGCTCTCTCAAACAACACATGTTTTACACAACTTATTGACGTAACGTAATGTTTACAGTTTTGACTTTGTAGTGGATGTTGTGAGGAAACATCTTGCATGATTTGAAGCTACATTTCATTTTAGCTGAAGTTAACCAGAATAAACTCATCTCTAAATTAGTGAGACGACATTAGATCCCCGGTGGGTCTTTCTCCAGATGTTTTAGGGCAGATGAATCATCCCAAGCTTGAGTTCAGTGAcattcatttagtcatttatgaCCTTAGTGAGTCATCAGATAAAATTGTCTTTCACTCAGAGCGGCTGTGGTCATCCAGCGATGCTGGCGGAGAAACGTATTGCAGAGACGTTGGGGCCTCTCATGCTTAATTGCAAAAACTACAGAAAGATTGAATATTCGTAGGATGGAGGAGACCAGCATTAAGAGGCCAGAACTCCCTAAGAGCGACCGTGCTGCTGTTGTTATACAGGTAAGacttttaagtagttttttgggagatatttggagaaatggaCGGTTGAACTTATTTTTGCCTTCAAATTTTTTATCTACTTTCAAAACCTCATTTCATGAATGCAGTAAATAactcaaataaaattaaatcatCCTCATTGCGCTCTTACTGACTAAGGCTTGTTTTGCATTGGTAGGCTGCGCTTTTAAAAACAGGCTATTTCTTTCACATATGTAACTTCTAAGGGATATTTTCTCTTTCTGGCTGTGTTTAATGAGTCTCCGGGGACTTGAACAGggagaaaaaaatgattaatcaGATTCCAACGTGTCGCAGGAGTGGGAGCGCCGGGGTTCTGATCCGCTAAGTCTTTTGTCCCGCGGGGAATACGCAGATTTAAAGGCAACCCGGTGTTACATTTGTCTTACAAAGTCAAAGTCACCGAAAGTTCAAACTGCAGACCGCGGGGCAATTAAATAGAGGTTAACATGTTTTATCTTCCTAATGGGATAACACACAATATTTATGCTTGTATATGATTCATGGTCGTGTGTGTT harbors:
- the lrriq1 gene encoding leucine-rich repeat and IQ domain-containing protein 1 isoform X2; translation: MTMDDIEKEIDEELRKLNLDPFENVSEESEDESFIALDASPHSEGLSDSVLAYIQASRTRTNAFEQLIIEDFEGKDSLIQELFVTHNDNIINEGAMDFIEEPTQWKDRVVCGMREQVESQSAQTLSMDVGIDHDICSESELQLSLEWKELEKRLEEEEEQKLEAQKMERALHLNSEREEKEWRKKSLMEFEEQLRKVEKAALFQNVGENNNVHCTVDQQELDKQQEFIWKLEKELEEEKQAFEEAQQEERKRIQELQCRSATKIQAVLRGTLARRWSTRELKRRREEEKRLEEEKREWEKINKEREEERKRTEEVKRFHREEMERRRAEYEASKEQERHRLEEEKRLEQQRRKEEDRGRRGIEMKIEQNNITGVEERHVNEESQCVKAEKILLQQRKKDDDDDDERRKELKRKEEEYNVTNMGESRVKEESQCLASEKKHHQQLKKGEVDERRKEVKGKDEHNVITSVEKRRVKKVSDRHEENVEKNEEYEKRQLVRSSRAENKCQRKEENEERGERAIQGSSEEVRERKVQMERIRDVYKKKTVLDKSEKIDRFDDQKLSKKCYQEKSKDGSEELDCQMDLLQSKEIQKLSTAYPLPCINAHQELSNDHFISLFGSPKTTGHLIFEMTRNTFADQSLNGVEHNMDTRGQQNTTTVLLENCVPEIQELAFECLPDSTEQKRMAWIKNCTPWSILSLQNKKKRPSAQQQSRKRGARRGKLPSSPPLSVDTILKTGAWSSLEQVTTVTLEDLPGCNLSTLSQCYKLKTLTLRRCGLISLDGLNQCSQIRYIDVQENSVTHVDCGGLANLEVLLLGKNQLTNIHGLDDAENLQVLQLSHNNISCISGLGALKMLQRLLVDHNQLLSMRGLNEMYTLLHLDCSYNHLSHAEGLENCALLNTLELRGNSLTQLPVLHNHVLLRDLSLDDNLISSISDLESYWLPLLQDLSLAHNSITDLIPLLDLMSLRTLNISHNCLSDLQNVCLNLQGCFSLQELNLNDNPLKQEMNWRSLLLETVPGLIKLNNEQTSVAAASSKGPRHQWSFQALCQAQQRQRDSLLQKHKMEISSAPSQHDAQLLFSGHCADLFKLAVDQRYAHEYGDSFVTDDPASSTDFSEASPSQRISPEKQPRHTVDPQKTHRELQTNDLQADFPDSCTETQIEMEPVQTLDLEKAAVVIQRCWRRNVLQRRWGLSCLIAKTTERLNIRRMEETSIKRPELPKSDRAAVVIQAAWRGYDLRRRLACALAGARFTESDEDFEEVDTDEFIFDEAMEKDWISLHSNTSPARAMPYSAHSPLPKPCESPPVNPRLPKHAWSDSKGAVHLEQCVSPHLNSSRIFTKYSKSTLRNDTLAERSDKILKEWGFTSNSTALLMLKRAKKMKGSKPQHKRLLVRQVENEVQNGQRVGEPQNYKEKTYQWLHAQAIHPHTDAAVSGRDHFLPEIDRDILYGGRVQLVASVGGRSGVDSRAKLWANTTGVSSPPNKPSQARRHSTEHEKTEVPSPNRVSSAPSRKDRISFRDNPVRQSGGWGGGKKRTQLNK